From a region of the Fibrobacter sp. genome:
- a CDS encoding glycosyl hydrolase family 8: MKCLVKMGLAGLFAFGLAQAAVNFPFPQMSDYGGNATLLSDKAAASEQLKSQFQAWMKDMYNEQGDVAGVRSNPGSNEYFSEGVGYGMLLMVYFSDNTTSYQSQFDKIWNFYKSMMNENGLMVWKVGNLTTKYDQGAALDGDIDAAAALIMAYYQFGDEKYKEDAKKLIQAMKKSEFESNGLHLPGDKWGDAGYNRKNPGYFDPAYMPLFALVDTENAEFWNTTAYDANMKLYEASSAEVSTGLIDDWTDKNGKSEDDYYNYDASRAPWRNAKAVCWHGDQRALAIDKKMAEFVSKVSASNMKGPVRRASGDLGNDHNSTFVTSLMTALISDAKYQSKLDEYWKEAVALGNENYFNQSLKLLNGLLVSGNMPNFANPPAPQSSSSVPVSSSSAVPPQSSGGIVGPGSSSSTFAIAPAQRKIASAIHLQGRTLEIAGSEIARIDLFSVSGATIGTLWEGKASGSVKVSLEGIPSGLYVVKAKVSGETIVRKINVR, translated from the coding sequence ATGAAATGTTTGGTTAAAATGGGGCTTGCAGGCCTCTTTGCTTTTGGCCTTGCTCAGGCCGCAGTAAATTTTCCGTTCCCGCAGATGTCCGACTACGGTGGAAATGCGACGCTGTTGAGCGACAAGGCCGCTGCTTCGGAGCAACTGAAAAGCCAGTTCCAGGCTTGGATGAAGGACATGTACAACGAGCAGGGCGATGTGGCCGGTGTCCGTTCTAATCCGGGTTCCAATGAATACTTCTCGGAAGGTGTGGGCTATGGCATGCTCCTGATGGTCTATTTCAGTGACAACACCACGAGTTACCAGAGCCAGTTCGACAAGATCTGGAACTTCTATAAGTCGATGATGAACGAGAACGGCCTGATGGTATGGAAGGTCGGAAATCTTACGACGAAGTATGACCAGGGAGCTGCGCTTGATGGCGATATCGATGCCGCCGCAGCGCTGATTATGGCCTACTACCAGTTCGGTGACGAAAAGTACAAGGAAGACGCGAAAAAGCTTATTCAAGCAATGAAAAAGTCCGAGTTCGAAAGCAACGGCTTGCATTTGCCAGGCGACAAGTGGGGCGATGCTGGTTATAACCGTAAGAACCCAGGCTATTTTGACCCCGCGTATATGCCGTTGTTTGCTTTGGTCGATACCGAGAATGCCGAGTTCTGGAATACTACCGCTTACGATGCGAACATGAAACTGTACGAAGCGAGTTCTGCCGAAGTCAGCACGGGCCTTATTGATGACTGGACCGACAAGAACGGCAAGAGTGAAGATGACTACTACAACTATGATGCTTCCCGTGCCCCGTGGCGCAATGCGAAGGCCGTATGCTGGCATGGCGACCAGCGCGCTCTCGCTATCGACAAGAAGATGGCCGAATTTGTTTCTAAGGTCAGTGCGTCGAACATGAAGGGCCCCGTTCGCAGGGCTTCCGGTGACCTCGGCAATGACCACAACAGCACGTTTGTCACGTCGCTTATGACTGCGCTCATCTCCGATGCCAAGTACCAGAGCAAGCTTGACGAGTACTGGAAAGAGGCGGTGGCGCTTGGCAACGAGAACTACTTCAACCAGTCGCTCAAACTTTTGAATGGCCTCCTGGTTTCGGGCAACATGCCGAACTTCGCCAATCCTCCCGCCCCGCAGAGCTCCAGTTCTGTGCCGGTCAGCAGTTCTTCTGCAGTGCCTCCGCAGTCTTCCGGCGGCATTGTCGGTCCTGGAAGTTCCAGTTCGACATTCGCCATCGCTCCGGCCCAGCGCAAAATTGCATCTGCAATCCATTTGCAGGGGCGCACTCTCGAAATTGCCGGTTCCGAAATTGCCCGCATTGACTTGTTCTCCGTGTCCGGTGCTACCATCGGTACCCTGTGGGAAGGCAAGGCCAGCGGTTCCGTGAAGGTTTCTCTCGAGGGAATCCCGAGCGGGCTCTATGTCGTGAAGGCGAAAGTTTCGGGCGAAACTATTGTGCGTAAGATTAACGTGCGGTAG
- a CDS encoding TIGR02171 family protein: MGRLLILLLLCGLAACSNSEYITQSEADIKEDSLPGMMRVSATNAFVVLGTDAEQARPDERPSMRVTFSYDFSIGRHEVTCGEFNALMKPSVGLVLDCRSDDVPATNVTFYDAVLFANERSKSEGFDTAYTYYSMKFDGEGHCTNLEGFAYHPEFDAYRIPTEAEWVLAAGQKWNPQKAWTAENSGYRLHSVCGKSEAGDLCDMAGNALEWVNDWLGHYRDKTIENYVGAPDGGVIGQRVVKGGSYRNQAASITLYGRGDVYTVTSTRTDYVGFRLAFGHIPDPQWMGDDGNVSESRILGKAQASTIRAVTGTYKVKLALRNDVSGNLAFVDYSGGVLSVKEIEDTLEVFHPEISPNGVRVAFSTGYEGISGKSSLYVRDLNLVGTNLVKLDVENAAIPRWRVLENGDTVIVYVTDAGNNSDESAFKSTSTWQVRFANGAFGKPEKLFDGAYHGGISEDNSLAVSGARLLRVRVADSGSTVASKARDTVWYDGEQACNAAIAKDGSKRTLFLDFGGQAGRKFVGEEYGTHERLLVVDSTGKLVQSVAAPAGYSFDHTEWVPGRNQIVATLANVGGAHQKIVLVNLSDSSFTDLLEGTELWHPSMWAKPIVVPDADSDLDLDSAGVYLMENHELEQGRFRIKLEKFWKRLGTTKVFLSGSSRMEMGVHPDLYPEWEMLNFGVTGIDPARDHYFIKNYALNHSENLKAIAVSIDLDGWHCYEDHLALVLLGGPGYQYDSNHDFWKDSIPKGFVDAVENSFPASAEETNSFTDRGGLYPPSRGWGADAIEVLMDSVFSEKENACLDARMEDLMEIVDIASEKGIYVIGIIFPQAPQYKNTGSFGLYGLQRSVAPKKIARLDSLAKAKPYFVLMDENKMGNHDYTDEMAQNRDHLSYQGAIQMTSRLVSVLESLK; encoded by the coding sequence ATGGGAAGACTTTTAATTTTGCTGCTGTTGTGTGGACTGGCCGCCTGCTCCAATTCTGAATACATAACGCAGTCGGAAGCCGATATCAAGGAGGACTCGCTTCCGGGAATGATGCGGGTCTCCGCTACCAATGCGTTCGTTGTCCTTGGGACGGACGCTGAACAGGCGCGCCCCGATGAGCGCCCGAGCATGAGGGTCACCTTCAGCTATGATTTCTCGATTGGCCGGCACGAAGTGACCTGCGGTGAGTTCAATGCGCTCATGAAACCATCGGTTGGGCTGGTTCTGGATTGCAGGAGCGATGATGTTCCTGCGACAAACGTGACCTTCTACGATGCCGTCTTGTTCGCGAATGAACGGAGCAAATCCGAAGGCTTCGATACGGCCTACACGTATTATTCGATGAAATTCGATGGCGAAGGCCATTGCACGAATCTGGAGGGTTTCGCATATCACCCCGAGTTTGACGCTTACCGCATCCCGACAGAAGCGGAATGGGTCTTGGCGGCGGGCCAGAAATGGAATCCGCAAAAGGCATGGACGGCGGAAAATTCTGGCTATAGGCTGCATTCGGTCTGTGGCAAGTCTGAAGCCGGAGATCTCTGCGATATGGCCGGTAATGCGCTGGAGTGGGTGAACGACTGGCTGGGTCACTACCGTGATAAGACGATTGAGAACTATGTGGGCGCTCCCGATGGGGGTGTTATTGGCCAGCGCGTGGTGAAAGGCGGCAGCTACAGGAACCAGGCTGCGTCCATCACGCTTTATGGTCGCGGCGATGTCTACACGGTGACTTCGACTCGAACGGATTATGTGGGCTTCCGTCTTGCGTTCGGCCATATTCCCGATCCGCAATGGATGGGCGACGACGGGAATGTCAGCGAAAGCAGAATTTTGGGGAAGGCGCAGGCCTCGACCATCCGGGCTGTTACGGGAACCTACAAGGTGAAACTCGCTTTGAGGAATGATGTGTCCGGAAATTTGGCTTTTGTCGACTATTCCGGCGGCGTGTTGTCGGTCAAGGAAATAGAGGACACGCTCGAAGTGTTCCATCCTGAAATTTCGCCGAACGGAGTGCGCGTAGCCTTCAGTACGGGATATGAGGGAATCAGCGGAAAATCTAGTCTTTACGTGCGCGATTTGAATTTGGTAGGCACGAACCTTGTAAAACTCGATGTGGAAAACGCTGCCATTCCGCGCTGGCGTGTGCTTGAAAACGGCGATACGGTAATCGTGTACGTGACCGATGCGGGCAACAACAGCGATGAATCCGCCTTCAAGTCTACGTCTACATGGCAGGTGCGCTTTGCGAACGGTGCGTTCGGCAAGCCCGAAAAACTTTTTGACGGGGCCTACCATGGCGGCATAAGCGAAGACAATTCGCTTGCGGTTTCGGGGGCGAGGCTCCTGCGCGTCCGCGTGGCGGATTCCGGCTCCACGGTTGCGTCAAAGGCCCGCGATACTGTCTGGTATGATGGCGAACAGGCCTGCAATGCCGCAATTGCGAAGGATGGAAGCAAGCGTACGCTGTTCCTCGATTTCGGCGGGCAGGCGGGTCGCAAGTTCGTGGGCGAGGAGTATGGGACGCACGAACGCCTGCTGGTCGTGGATAGCACCGGAAAACTGGTTCAGTCTGTCGCGGCTCCAGCCGGATATTCCTTCGACCATACCGAATGGGTTCCGGGACGTAACCAGATTGTGGCCACGCTTGCGAACGTGGGCGGCGCTCACCAGAAGATAGTCCTCGTGAACCTTTCGGATAGCTCCTTCACGGACCTTCTGGAAGGCACCGAATTGTGGCATCCGTCCATGTGGGCGAAACCGATTGTCGTACCGGATGCCGATTCGGATCTCGACCTGGATAGCGCGGGTGTGTACCTTATGGAAAACCACGAATTGGAACAGGGCCGCTTCCGTATCAAGCTGGAAAAGTTCTGGAAGAGGCTCGGCACGACCAAGGTGTTCCTTTCGGGCAGCTCCAGGATGGAAATGGGCGTCCATCCGGATCTTTATCCGGAATGGGAAATGCTGAATTTCGGGGTGACGGGAATCGACCCTGCCAGGGACCATTACTTTATCAAGAACTATGCCTTGAACCATTCGGAGAATTTGAAGGCGATTGCCGTTTCTATCGATCTGGATGGTTGGCACTGCTATGAAGATCACCTGGCTCTGGTGCTTCTTGGCGGGCCCGGCTACCAATACGATTCCAATCACGACTTCTGGAAGGACAGCATTCCGAAGGGCTTTGTTGATGCGGTCGAGAATTCCTTCCCGGCTTCCGCGGAAGAGACGAACAGCTTCACGGACAGGGGAGGTCTGTATCCTCCGTCGCGTGGATGGGGTGCCGATGCCATCGAAGTCCTGATGGATTCCGTTTTCTCGGAAAAGGAAAACGCTTGCCTGGATGCCAGAATGGAAGACCTGATGGAAATTGTCGATATCGCATCGGAAAAAGGCATCTATGTGATAGGGATTATTTTCCCGCAGGCTCCGCAATACAAGAATACGGGTTCGTTCGGCCTGTACGGATTGCAGCGCAGCGTGGCTCCCAAGAAAATCGCGCGCCTGGATTCGCTTGCCAAGGCAAAACCCTATTTTGTGCTGATGGACGAAAATAAGATGGGAAACCACGATTACACCGATGAAATGGCGCAAAACCGTGATCATTTGAGTTACCAGGGGGCAATACAGATGACTTCGCGCTTGGTTTCGGTGTTGGAATCGTTGAAATAA
- a CDS encoding TIGR02171 family protein → MNIRLLLFTSLCFSLFIGCSNSELYAFAENQSITGNFPVEFNKVSATGKSVKIKDTKQENDSDKELSLIVNFTYDFYIEKHEVTCKEYSVYRKTKSCDNDSLPVTNVTYIDAILFANEKSKDHGLDTAYSYTSVTCDEYNCTKIEGLSFQPNANAYRLPTEAEWVFVAKQGWNTNHSWHAGNAKSTPHPVCSNGQNKISICDMEGNVTEWVNDWLNTIKDTTITNYIGAGTPNALGERVIKGGNYRTAEKSIDSRRDVYTVTSSTTSDYLGFRLAYGQISEAEYFQSELTAADLPTNLTISAATIRKKTGTFKTKIAFRHDISGSLAFVDFSSGDISPLAVIDTINTFHPSISPDGKRVAFCTSPEGVNGQSQVYVRDLNIKGSNLVKLDVENASIPRWKVLDSKDTVIIYVTSAANNKYEPSFMSKSTWMVPFSDGKFGEPKKLFDGAYHGGVADDLKFAVTGSTLLRARTSDSKDTIWYNSEQACNVSLAKDGSKRTLFLDFGGKTGRKFVGKDYDVHEQILIADSTGKLIQAIPAPKGYTFDHTEWVTGNLIATMLTDQEGSHKKIALVDITDSSILEIVKGDELWHPDIWIGEASKTDSPLDQDSASAYWLGNDDELLASKMSAFWAITDSVEIVALGSSRVSLGFTPIALTYGVSFNMATIPNDMDVILYLAENYVFPHCKKLEYLVVSLDLDLWSEEPGINVKRNILSIPGFIYDINHNFWKKENASYIIEASNLRLSEQDYLMGYLRTKGAVKVSEENSWTFNGHNPNVVVGDSVWSDNNIYETALQQFKELLDMAKERDIKVLGVVYPQSPEFAKTGAFGRHGMRRSTATKVLERIANLQSTYPNFIFMDENKMGDHDYPDRLAYDYDHLNVYGGYKITARIDAILWKHGKKEEE, encoded by the coding sequence ATGAATATCCGCCTACTCCTATTCACATCATTGTGTTTTTCACTATTCATCGGCTGTTCCAACAGCGAACTTTACGCCTTTGCGGAAAACCAGTCCATCACGGGAAACTTCCCCGTCGAATTCAACAAGGTCAGCGCCACCGGCAAGAGCGTAAAAATAAAGGACACAAAGCAGGAGAACGATTCCGACAAGGAACTCTCGCTAATCGTGAATTTTACTTACGACTTCTACATAGAAAAACATGAAGTCACATGCAAGGAATACTCGGTCTACCGTAAGACCAAATCCTGCGACAACGATTCCCTGCCCGTCACCAACGTCACCTACATAGACGCCATTCTGTTCGCGAACGAAAAAAGCAAGGACCATGGCCTGGATACAGCCTATTCCTACACGTCCGTCACGTGCGACGAATACAACTGCACCAAGATAGAGGGACTCTCCTTCCAGCCCAACGCCAATGCATACCGCCTTCCCACCGAAGCCGAATGGGTTTTCGTGGCAAAACAGGGCTGGAACACGAACCACAGTTGGCATGCGGGCAATGCCAAGTCCACACCCCATCCCGTCTGCAGCAACGGGCAGAATAAAATCAGCATCTGCGACATGGAAGGCAACGTGACGGAATGGGTCAACGACTGGCTCAACACCATCAAGGATACCACCATCACCAACTATATCGGCGCAGGCACCCCAAACGCGCTCGGTGAACGAGTCATCAAGGGCGGGAACTACCGCACCGCTGAAAAGAGCATAGACAGCCGCCGCGACGTCTATACAGTCACTTCGTCCACGACCAGCGATTATCTGGGCTTTAGACTCGCATATGGCCAGATAAGCGAAGCCGAATATTTCCAGAGCGAGCTAACCGCAGCGGACCTTCCCACCAACCTTACCATCAGCGCAGCCACCATACGCAAAAAGACCGGGACATTCAAGACAAAGATTGCATTCCGCCACGACATTAGCGGAAGTCTCGCCTTCGTAGATTTCTCCAGCGGAGACATTTCGCCCCTCGCCGTCATAGATACCATAAATACGTTCCACCCGAGCATTTCTCCCGATGGCAAACGAGTCGCCTTCTGCACCAGTCCCGAGGGCGTCAACGGACAATCGCAGGTATACGTCCGCGATTTAAACATCAAGGGCTCCAACCTGGTAAAGCTCGATGTCGAAAACGCCTCCATCCCCCGCTGGAAAGTTCTTGACTCCAAGGACACCGTCATCATCTACGTGACATCGGCCGCCAACAACAAGTACGAACCTTCGTTCATGAGCAAGTCCACATGGATGGTTCCGTTTTCCGATGGAAAATTCGGCGAACCCAAAAAACTCTTTGACGGAGCATACCATGGCGGTGTCGCCGACGACCTGAAATTCGCGGTAACGGGCTCCACGCTCCTGCGCGCAAGGACATCCGATTCCAAGGATACCATCTGGTACAACTCCGAGCAAGCGTGCAACGTCAGCCTGGCCAAAGACGGAAGCAAGCGCACCCTCTTCCTCGACTTCGGAGGAAAAACGGGACGCAAATTCGTCGGCAAGGATTACGATGTCCACGAACAGATTCTCATCGCGGACAGCACCGGGAAACTCATCCAAGCCATCCCCGCCCCCAAGGGTTACACATTCGACCATACCGAATGGGTTACCGGGAACCTGATTGCCACAATGCTTACCGACCAGGAAGGCTCGCACAAAAAAATCGCCCTGGTGGATATTACCGATTCCTCCATCCTGGAAATCGTCAAGGGAGACGAACTCTGGCACCCCGATATCTGGATTGGCGAAGCCAGCAAGACCGATTCCCCGCTCGACCAGGACAGTGCCTCCGCTTACTGGCTCGGCAACGACGACGAACTGCTCGCCTCCAAAATGAGTGCCTTCTGGGCTATAACGGATTCCGTAGAAATCGTCGCCCTCGGATCTTCTCGAGTAAGCCTCGGATTCACGCCCATCGCCTTGACCTACGGAGTCTCGTTCAACATGGCCACGATTCCAAACGACATGGACGTCATACTCTACCTGGCCGAGAACTACGTATTCCCCCACTGCAAGAAACTCGAATACCTCGTGGTTTCCCTCGATCTGGACTTGTGGTCCGAAGAACCCGGAATCAACGTCAAGAGGAACATCCTTTCGATACCGGGATTCATATACGACATAAACCACAATTTCTGGAAAAAAGAAAACGCGTCGTACATAATAGAAGCGAGCAACCTGCGGCTCTCGGAACAGGACTACCTAATGGGATACCTGAGAACAAAGGGCGCCGTAAAAGTTTCCGAAGAGAATTCCTGGACTTTCAACGGGCATAATCCCAATGTCGTCGTGGGTGATTCCGTCTGGAGTGACAACAATATATACGAAACGGCCCTCCAGCAGTTCAAAGAGCTCCTCGACATGGCCAAGGAAAGGGACATCAAGGTCCTAGGCGTGGTCTACCCGCAAAGTCCCGAATTTGCAAAGACCGGAGCCTTCGGCAGGCACGGCATGAGGCGCAGCACTGCGACCAAGGTTCTTGAAAGGATAGCCAATCTTCAGTCCACCTACCCGAACTTCATATTCATGGACGAGAACAAGATGGGCGATCACGACTACCCCGACAGGCTCGCCTACGACTACGACCACCTGAACGTGTACGGCGGGTACAAGATTACCGCCCGCATCGACGCCATCTTGTGGAAGCACGGGAAAAAAGAAGAAGAATAA
- the surE gene encoding 5'/3'-nucleotidase SurE: MQNARKPRILITNDDGVKSEKMHALAGALSQLGEVFVFAPEVEQSGVSHAFTVRRALRVQEVPSEGYKAFTLDGTPADCTKFALGHYAAYGLGDTSGLGSGPFDVCFSGINAGENSGVSSLYSGTVAGAREAALWGVPGIALSLRGSGEGMLQVAIDFAAKVVERRLFEKIPAGVFWNVNFPKSAGESFKGFRATRMALGMFTDHYAHDGEMWQLDGDKLWNEQPADSDDYLLDKGYATITPHRIDQTDEESFKEINALLEEK, from the coding sequence ATGCAAAACGCACGGAAACCGCGTATCCTCATTACGAATGACGATGGGGTAAAAAGCGAAAAAATGCACGCCCTCGCAGGCGCTCTCTCCCAATTGGGGGAGGTTTTCGTGTTTGCTCCCGAAGTGGAACAGAGCGGGGTTTCGCATGCCTTTACGGTCCGTCGCGCGCTGCGCGTCCAGGAAGTACCTTCCGAGGGCTACAAGGCGTTCACTCTGGATGGAACCCCCGCCGATTGCACAAAGTTTGCCCTAGGGCATTATGCAGCCTATGGATTGGGAGATACCTCGGGGCTTGGTTCGGGTCCTTTCGACGTGTGTTTTTCGGGCATAAACGCGGGGGAAAATTCCGGCGTCTCGTCGCTTTACTCGGGCACGGTCGCGGGAGCCCGCGAAGCCGCCCTCTGGGGCGTCCCGGGAATCGCGCTTTCTCTGCGCGGTTCGGGCGAAGGCATGCTCCAGGTCGCAATCGATTTTGCCGCGAAGGTAGTCGAAAGGCGCTTGTTCGAAAAGATTCCTGCCGGCGTGTTCTGGAATGTGAATTTCCCGAAATCTGCCGGAGAATCGTTCAAGGGATTTCGCGCGACCCGTATGGCGCTCGGGATGTTTACCGACCATTATGCGCACGATGGCGAAATGTGGCAGCTCGACGGCGACAAGCTGTGGAACGAGCAGCCCGCCGACAGTGACGATTACCTGCTCGATAAGGGCTATGCGACCATTACGCCGCACCGTATCGACCAGACGGACGAAGAAAGTTTTAAAGAAATAAATGCATTACTAGAGGAAAAATAA
- a CDS encoding TrmH family RNA methyltransferase: MYTEPKFLAMKEKSKAKRMAELLRVIILQLGDDVPRARREFETYAGWMKLPEEERLTGKNQAQMIDLYKTFRTRAGLGFERDVYLEQEPGDREIANEKPIPFAVLVHNLRSAFNVGSIIRSTDCFGLEGVHLSGYSTGPDHVTVKSAARGCQEWIPIKRWESPFDCVKWHKENGYEIIALETGEDIPAINEVSWPKKGLIILGNEELGIAPELMAEATMKVTIPMAGRKASMNVAGAFAIMAFKIRSDYTP; the protein is encoded by the coding sequence ATGTACACCGAACCGAAATTTCTCGCGATGAAGGAGAAATCCAAGGCCAAGCGCATGGCCGAGCTCCTGCGTGTCATCATTTTGCAACTGGGCGACGACGTGCCCCGCGCAAGGCGTGAATTCGAGACCTACGCCGGATGGATGAAGCTCCCCGAAGAGGAACGCCTTACGGGCAAAAACCAGGCCCAAATGATAGACCTGTACAAGACTTTCCGTACACGCGCAGGCCTCGGGTTCGAACGCGACGTGTACCTGGAACAGGAACCCGGTGACCGCGAAATCGCCAACGAGAAGCCGATTCCGTTTGCCGTGCTCGTTCACAACCTGCGAAGCGCCTTCAACGTCGGTTCCATCATCAGGAGTACAGACTGTTTCGGACTCGAAGGGGTCCACCTGAGCGGATACAGCACGGGGCCCGACCACGTTACAGTCAAGAGCGCCGCCCGCGGCTGCCAGGAATGGATTCCCATCAAGCGGTGGGAAAGCCCGTTCGACTGCGTCAAATGGCACAAGGAAAACGGCTACGAGATTATCGCACTTGAAACAGGCGAAGACATTCCCGCCATCAATGAAGTTTCCTGGCCCAAGAAAGGGCTTATCATCCTCGGGAACGAGGAATTGGGAATCGCACCCGAACTCATGGCGGAAGCGACCATGAAAGTGACCATCCCCATGGCCGGACGCAAGGCAAGCATGAATGTCGCAGGTGCATTCGCCATCATGGCTTTCAAGATCCGCAGCGACTACACCCCGTAA